A region of Pseudomonas cavernicola DNA encodes the following proteins:
- a CDS encoding class I SAM-dependent methyltransferase, with protein sequence MSDKTHEENVQRQFGEQASAYLSSQVHAQGAEFALLQAAVAGRADARVLDLGCGAGHVSFQVAPLVGEVVAYDLSAQMLEVVAAAAEQRGLGNVCTERGAAEKLPFADGEFDFVFSRYSAHHWSDLGLALREVRRVLKPGGVAAFIDVMSPGSPLLDTHLQTVEVLRDTSHVRDYSAAEWLQQVSDAGLYTRSHTRQRLRLEFGSWVERMRTPEVFRAAIRALQAAVGEEVREYFEITDDGSFSTDVLVLWAER encoded by the coding sequence GTGAGCGACAAGACCCATGAAGAAAACGTCCAGCGCCAGTTTGGCGAGCAGGCCAGCGCTTACCTGAGCAGCCAAGTGCATGCTCAAGGGGCTGAGTTCGCGCTACTGCAGGCAGCGGTCGCAGGGCGTGCGGATGCGCGCGTGCTTGATCTCGGCTGTGGCGCCGGGCATGTCAGCTTCCAGGTGGCACCATTGGTAGGTGAGGTGGTGGCCTATGACCTGTCGGCGCAAATGCTCGAGGTGGTCGCTGCGGCTGCCGAGCAGCGTGGGCTGGGCAATGTGTGCACCGAGCGCGGTGCAGCCGAGAAGCTGCCGTTTGCCGATGGCGAGTTCGATTTCGTCTTCAGTCGTTATTCGGCGCACCACTGGAGTGATCTTGGTTTGGCCCTGCGGGAAGTGCGGCGCGTGCTCAAACCGGGAGGCGTGGCGGCCTTTATCGATGTGATGTCGCCGGGCAGCCCGCTGCTGGATACCCATCTGCAAACGGTGGAAGTGCTGCGCGACACCAGCCACGTGCGCGACTATTCGGCGGCCGAGTGGCTCCAGCAGGTCAGCGACGCTGGTCTCTACACGCGCAGCCATACGCGGCAGCGTTTGCGCCTGGAGTTCGGCTCATGGGTTGAGCGCATGCGCACCCCCGAGGTGTTCCGTGCGGCCATCCGGGCCTTGCAGGCTGCGGTGGGTGAAGAGGTGCGCGAGTATTTCGAAATAACCGACGACGGCTCCTTCAGTACCGATGTGCTGGTGCTCTGGGCTGAGCGTTGA
- the leuB gene encoding 3-isopropylmalate dehydrogenase, giving the protein MSKQILILPGDGIGPEIMAEAVKVLELANDKFQLGFELSEDVIGGAAIDKHGVPLADETLARARAADAVLLGAVGGPKWDKLDRAIRPEKGLLKIRAELGLFANLRPAILYPQLADASTLKPEVVSGLDILIVRELTGGIYFGGPRGIRTLENGERQGYNTLPYSESEIRRIAKVGFDMARVRGKKLCSVDKANVMESSQLWREVVEEVAKDYADVELSHMYVDNAAMQLVRAPKQFDVMVTDNMFGDILSDEASMLTGSIGMLPSASLDANNKGMYEPCHGSAPDIAGLGIANPLATILSVSMLLRYSFNQSAAAQAIEKAVSLVLDQGLRTGDIWSQGCTKVGTREMGDAVVAALSAL; this is encoded by the coding sequence ATGAGCAAGCAGATTCTGATTCTCCCCGGTGACGGTATCGGCCCGGAAATCATGGCCGAAGCGGTCAAGGTGCTGGAGCTGGCGAATGACAAGTTCCAGCTCGGGTTTGAGCTGAGCGAGGACGTCATCGGCGGCGCTGCCATCGACAAGCACGGCGTGCCGCTGGCCGACGAAACCCTGGCGCGTGCGCGTGCGGCGGACGCGGTATTGCTCGGCGCCGTTGGCGGGCCGAAGTGGGACAAGCTGGATCGCGCCATCCGTCCGGAAAAAGGCCTGCTGAAAATTCGTGCCGAGTTGGGCCTGTTCGCCAACCTGCGGCCGGCCATCCTCTATCCGCAGCTGGCGGATGCCTCGACACTGAAGCCGGAGGTGGTTTCCGGTCTGGATATCCTCATCGTTCGCGAACTGACCGGCGGCATCTATTTTGGCGGCCCGCGCGGTATCCGTACCCTGGAGAATGGCGAACGTCAGGGCTACAACACCTTGCCGTACAGCGAAAGCGAGATCCGCCGGATCGCCAAGGTCGGTTTCGACATGGCCCGTGTGCGTGGCAAGAAGCTTTGCTCGGTGGACAAGGCCAACGTCATGGAGTCCAGCCAACTGTGGCGTGAAGTGGTCGAGGAAGTGGCCAAGGATTACGCCGACGTCGAACTCAGCCACATGTATGTCGATAACGCGGCGATGCAGCTGGTACGGGCGCCCAAGCAGTTCGACGTGATGGTGACCGACAACATGTTCGGCGATATTCTGTCGGACGAGGCTTCGATGCTCACCGGTTCCATCGGTATGTTGCCGTCCGCATCCTTGGATGCCAACAACAAAGGTATGTACGAGCCGTGCCACGGTTCGGCGCCGGATATCGCTGGCTTGGGCATTGCTAATCCGCTGGCGACCATCCTCTCCGTGTCGATGTTGTTGCGCTACAGCTTCAACCAGAGCGCCGCGGCGCAAGCCATCGAAAAAGCCGTGAGTCTGGTGCTGGATCAAGGTCTGCGTACCGGTGATATCTGGTCGCAAGGTTGCACTAAGGTCGGTACTCGTGAAATGGGCGATGCGGTGGTCGCAGCTCTGAGTGCACTCTAG
- the leuD gene encoding 3-isopropylmalate dehydratase small subunit, which yields MKPFTQHTGLVAPLDRANVDTDQIIPKQFLKSIKRSGFGPNLFDEWRYLDVGQPGRDNSNRPLNQDFVLNQARYQGASVLLARENFGCGSSREHAPWALEEYGFRAIIAPSYADIFFNNSFKNGLLPIILPEAEVDELFQLVEANEGYQLSVDLAVQTVTRADGKVLSFEVDDFRKHCLLNGLDDIGLTLQDREAISAFEVKHRQSQPWLFRDA from the coding sequence ATGAAGCCTTTTACCCAGCACACCGGTCTCGTCGCTCCGCTCGATCGTGCCAACGTCGACACCGACCAGATCATCCCCAAGCAATTTTTGAAGTCGATCAAGCGCTCGGGCTTCGGCCCGAACCTGTTCGATGAGTGGCGTTACCTGGATGTCGGCCAGCCGGGCCGGGATAACTCCAATCGCCCGCTGAACCAGGATTTCGTGCTCAACCAAGCGCGTTACCAGGGTGCCAGCGTGCTGCTGGCCCGCGAGAACTTCGGCTGTGGCTCCAGTCGCGAGCACGCACCGTGGGCGCTGGAGGAGTACGGCTTCCGCGCCATCATCGCGCCGAGTTATGCCGACATCTTCTTCAACAACAGTTTCAAGAACGGCCTGCTGCCGATCATCTTGCCGGAAGCTGAGGTCGACGAGCTGTTCCAGTTGGTCGAGGCCAATGAGGGCTATCAGCTGAGCGTGGATCTGGCGGTGCAGACCGTGACGCGCGCCGATGGCAAGGTGTTGAGTTTTGAGGTCGATGATTTCCGTAAGCATTGCTTGTTGAATGGTTTGGACGATATCGGCCTGACCCTGCAAGACCGCGAGGCCATTAGTGCCTTCGAGGTTAAGCATCGGCAAAGCCAGCCTTGGTTGTTCCGCGACGCCTGA
- a CDS encoding FimV/HubP family polar landmark protein, which translates to MARVRKLVLAIAAASALTSGVAQALGLGEVTLKSALNQPLVAEIELVEVRDLTSNELIPNLASPEEFNKAGVDRQYFLTDLKFTPVLKPNGKSVIRVTSSKPVREPYLNFLVEVLWPSGRVLREYTLLLDPPLYSPQTAAAAAPKLPVAAPAPRPLAAPAPRPAAPVATAPVSRPAAPVAAPAPATAGKLEGDQYKTTASDTLWDIAQRERAGGSVHQAMLAIQDLNPNAFVDGNINRLKSGQVLRLPDEQQIKSRVQSEAIAQVAEQNAAWREGRSSAVAGARQLDATKRSAAGAAPAQAESKDSLKLVSAEAGKATAGSDKGASGDSKALNDKLAVTKESLDSTRRENDELKSRMGDLQSQLDKLQRLIQLKDSQLAKLQADLATQAEQPSTEAAVSAPATPVVAAPVQPAPVVESAAPAPTTPPAAAPDYNSSEEPAAKPEAAPEAVAQPPAEATAVQPVAPAAEAPAQAVESAPTPAPVAEEKPSTSFVDTLMANPMLLGLAGGGALLALLVGLMVLSRRNALKEAELQNSQAATDEESPFDTDQELPGSSFAGLDSDEAIVEAVAPAQDDRVTAQTGDVLGEADIYIAYGRFTQAAELLQDAINDEPQRSDLRLKLMEVQAELGDREGFARQESELREIGGATAEAEQLKSRYPGMAAFAAVGLAGAAAADDLGSFSLDDLTLDEPAAHAVDQDDTFDLSLDELEAELDRDLPASNRNDSLSDFAELSLDSDLDLTSPSPSAVSAADGLDFDLSLDSETAADSLALSDDLADFSLDLAEDSKSTISEENDFLLSLDDDLSAASTTNEFADLSLDLSEESLGADLELPADFDLSLAEEAPAAPAADSFAAQLDEVTAELDQLSESLDQPAGFVEFLAPAASAPQSANLDADDDFDFLSGTDETATKLDLARAYIDMGDTEGARDILDEVITEGSNGQQQEARELIARLV; encoded by the coding sequence ATGGCTCGGGTTCGCAAACTGGTGCTGGCAATCGCGGCTGCTTCGGCGCTGACCTCCGGTGTGGCACAGGCGCTGGGGCTTGGGGAAGTCACCCTGAAGTCTGCACTGAATCAGCCGTTGGTAGCCGAAATCGAATTGGTGGAGGTGCGAGATCTGACCTCTAACGAGCTGATTCCGAATCTGGCTTCTCCTGAAGAGTTCAACAAAGCTGGCGTTGATCGCCAGTATTTCCTCACTGACCTCAAGTTCACTCCGGTTCTCAAGCCAAATGGCAAGAGCGTCATTCGTGTGACCTCGAGCAAGCCAGTGCGTGAGCCCTACCTGAATTTCCTGGTTGAAGTTCTGTGGCCAAGTGGTCGTGTGCTGCGTGAGTACACCCTGCTGCTTGACCCGCCGCTGTACTCCCCGCAAACCGCGGCAGCCGCGGCACCTAAGCTTCCGGTTGCCGCTCCGGCGCCACGTCCGCTGGCTGCTCCTGCTCCGCGGCCTGCGGCACCGGTCGCCACTGCACCGGTTAGCCGTCCTGCGGCCCCAGTTGCAGCGCCTGCTCCTGCTACGGCCGGCAAGTTGGAAGGTGACCAATACAAGACCACCGCCAGTGACACGTTGTGGGACATCGCCCAGCGCGAGCGTGCCGGTGGTTCGGTGCACCAAGCCATGTTGGCTATTCAGGACCTTAATCCGAATGCCTTCGTCGATGGCAACATCAACCGCCTGAAAAGTGGCCAGGTGCTCCGTCTGCCCGATGAACAACAGATCAAAAGTCGCGTGCAGAGTGAGGCGATTGCCCAGGTCGCTGAGCAAAACGCTGCTTGGCGCGAAGGTCGTAGCTCGGCCGTTGCCGGTGCGCGTCAGTTGGATGCAACCAAACGTAGCGCCGCGGGCGCCGCTCCTGCTCAAGCCGAAAGCAAAGACAGTCTGAAACTGGTTTCTGCCGAAGCGGGTAAAGCCACTGCCGGCAGCGATAAAGGCGCGAGCGGTGATAGCAAGGCGCTGAATGACAAGCTGGCTGTAACCAAGGAAAGCCTCGACTCTACCCGTCGTGAGAATGACGAGTTGAAAAGTCGTATGGGCGATTTGCAGAGCCAATTGGATAAGCTGCAACGTCTGATTCAGCTGAAAGACAGTCAACTCGCCAAGCTGCAGGCCGATCTGGCTACTCAAGCCGAGCAACCCAGTACTGAGGCTGCTGTTTCTGCGCCGGCCACCCCAGTCGTTGCAGCGCCGGTGCAGCCGGCTCCTGTAGTAGAGTCGGCTGCACCTGCGCCGACAACGCCGCCAGCGGCGGCTCCAGACTACAACTCCAGCGAGGAGCCAGCCGCTAAACCTGAAGCCGCGCCTGAGGCCGTTGCTCAACCGCCAGCCGAGGCTACTGCCGTTCAACCAGTTGCTCCTGCTGCCGAAGCGCCGGCTCAAGCCGTTGAGAGCGCGCCGACACCTGCTCCAGTGGCAGAAGAGAAACCGTCAACCAGCTTTGTCGATACGCTGATGGCTAACCCCATGTTGTTGGGGTTGGCGGGTGGTGGTGCGTTGCTGGCGCTTCTGGTTGGCCTGATGGTGCTGTCGCGCCGCAATGCCCTGAAAGAGGCTGAACTGCAGAACAGCCAGGCTGCTACGGATGAAGAAAGCCCCTTTGATACCGATCAGGAGTTGCCTGGCAGCAGTTTTGCTGGGCTGGATAGTGATGAGGCTATCGTCGAAGCGGTGGCGCCGGCCCAAGATGATCGTGTTACCGCACAAACCGGCGATGTGCTTGGTGAAGCCGATATTTACATCGCCTATGGTCGCTTTACTCAAGCTGCCGAGTTGCTGCAGGACGCCATCAACGATGAGCCGCAGCGCAGCGATCTGCGCCTGAAACTGATGGAAGTACAGGCTGAGCTGGGCGATCGCGAAGGTTTTGCACGTCAGGAAAGTGAATTGCGCGAAATCGGTGGTGCCACCGCTGAAGCCGAACAGCTGAAGTCCAGGTATCCGGGCATGGCTGCTTTTGCAGCCGTCGGTTTGGCTGGTGCGGCAGCTGCCGATGATCTGGGTAGCTTTAGCCTCGACGATCTGACGCTGGATGAGCCCGCCGCCCATGCTGTCGATCAGGACGATACTTTCGATTTGAGCTTGGACGAACTTGAGGCTGAGCTCGATCGTGATCTGCCTGCCTCTAACCGCAATGATTCGTTGAGCGATTTTGCTGAGCTGAGCCTGGATAGCGATTTGGATCTGACTTCCCCAAGCCCATCGGCCGTATCTGCAGCAGATGGCTTGGACTTTGATCTGAGTTTGGATAGCGAAACCGCTGCCGACAGCTTGGCGCTGAGTGATGATTTGGCCGATTTCAGCCTGGATCTGGCTGAGGACAGCAAATCCACTATTTCAGAGGAAAATGATTTCCTGCTGAGTCTGGATGACGACCTGAGCGCCGCTTCGACCACGAATGAGTTTGCCGATCTGAGTCTGGATCTGTCGGAAGAAAGTTTGGGTGCGGACCTGGAACTGCCGGCCGATTTCGATCTGTCCCTGGCTGAAGAGGCTCCGGCTGCACCTGCTGCGGATAGCTTTGCTGCGCAGCTTGATGAAGTGACTGCCGAACTCGATCAGTTGAGTGAAAGCTTGGATCAGCCTGCCGGGTTTGTTGAGTTCCTCGCTCCGGCGGCCAGCGCGCCGCAATCGGCAAATCTGGATGCCGATGACGATTTTGACTTCCTCTCTGGTACTGACGAGACGGCAACTAAGCTGGATTTGGCGCGGGCCTACATCGATATGGGTGACACTGAAGGTGCGCGCGATATTCTCGACGAAGTGATTACAGAAGGTAGTAATGGGCAGCAGCAGGAAGCGCGAGAATTGATCGCTCGTCTCGTCTGA
- the asd gene encoding aspartate-semialdehyde dehydrogenase, translating into MKRVGLIGWRGMVGSVLMQRMLEERDFDLIEPVFFTTSNVGGQGPAVGKDIAPLKDAYSIDELKSLDVILTCQGGDYTSEVFPKLREAGWQGYWIDAASSLRMDDNSVIVLDPVNRKVIDQSLDAGTKNYIGGNCTVSLMLMALGGLFEAGLVEWMNAMTYQAASGAGAQNMRELIKQMGATHAAVADDLANPASAILDIDRKVAEAMRSEAFPTESFGVPLAGSLIPWIDKELPNGQSREEWKGQAETNKILGRFKSPIPVDGICVRIGAMRCHSQALTLKLNKDVPLSDIEGLISQHNPWVKLVPNQREVSIKELTPTAVTGTLSVPVGRLRKLNMGSQYLGAFTVGDQLLWGAAEPLRRMLRILLER; encoded by the coding sequence ATGAAACGTGTAGGTCTGATCGGTTGGCGCGGGATGGTCGGTTCCGTACTCATGCAGCGGATGCTGGAAGAGCGGGATTTCGATCTGATCGAGCCGGTGTTCTTCACCACTTCCAATGTTGGCGGCCAAGGCCCGGCCGTGGGCAAGGACATTGCTCCGCTGAAGGACGCTTACAGCATCGACGAGCTGAAAAGCCTCGACGTGATTCTTACCTGCCAGGGCGGCGACTACACCAGTGAAGTGTTCCCTAAGCTGCGCGAAGCGGGCTGGCAGGGTTACTGGATCGACGCGGCCTCGTCGTTGCGGATGGACGACAACTCGGTGATCGTGCTCGACCCGGTTAACCGCAAGGTGATCGACCAGTCGCTGGACGCGGGCACCAAGAACTACATCGGCGGCAACTGCACCGTCAGCTTGATGCTGATGGCCTTGGGCGGCCTGTTCGAGGCCGGTCTGGTCGAGTGGATGAACGCCATGACCTATCAGGCGGCCTCGGGTGCCGGCGCGCAGAACATGCGTGAACTGATCAAGCAGATGGGCGCGACCCACGCGGCGGTGGCGGATGACTTGGCCAACCCGGCGAGCGCGATCCTCGACATCGACCGCAAAGTGGCAGAAGCCATGCGCAGCGAAGCTTTTCCGACCGAGAGCTTCGGCGTGCCGCTGGCTGGCAGCTTGATTCCCTGGATCGACAAGGAATTGCCGAACGGCCAGAGCCGCGAAGAGTGGAAAGGCCAGGCCGAGACCAACAAGATCCTCGGTCGCTTCAAGAGCCCGATCCCGGTCGACGGCATCTGCGTGCGCATCGGCGCCATGCGTTGCCACAGCCAGGCGTTGACCCTGAAACTGAACAAAGATGTGCCGCTGAGTGATATCGAAGGGTTGATCAGCCAGCACAACCCGTGGGTGAAGCTAGTGCCGAACCAGCGCGAAGTCAGCATCAAGGAGCTGACTCCGACTGCGGTGACGGGCACCTTGAGCGTTCCGGTCGGTCGTCTGCGCAAGCTCAACATGGGGTCGCAGTATCTGGGCGCCTTCACTGTCGGTGACCAACTGCTGTGGGGGGCTGCCGAACCGTTGCGGCGCATGCTGCGTATTCTGCTCGAGCGTTAA
- a CDS encoding LysR family transcriptional regulator, translated as MDLASLNAFIAIAETGSFSGAGERLHLTQPAISKRIASLEQQLNVRLFDRLGREVSLTEAGRALLPRAYQILNVLDDTRRALTNLNGEVSGRLTLATSHHIGLHRLPPLLRAFTRAHPQVALDIQFLDSEVAYEEILHGRAELAVITLAPETHAPVRAVVVWDDPLDFVAAPEHPLARSGAITLADVARYPAVFPGGNTFTHHIVSKLFAAEGLTPNIGMSTNYLETIKMMVSIGLAWSVLPRTMLDEQVVRLPISGVQLSRQLGYILHTERTLSNAAKAFMQLLDGQRRAIA; from the coding sequence ATGGATCTGGCCAGCCTCAACGCCTTCATCGCCATCGCCGAAACCGGCAGTTTTTCTGGGGCGGGAGAACGTCTGCATCTAACCCAGCCCGCGATCAGCAAACGCATCGCCAGTCTCGAGCAACAGCTGAATGTGCGCCTATTCGATCGCCTGGGCCGCGAAGTCAGCCTGACTGAGGCCGGCCGCGCTCTGCTGCCGCGCGCCTATCAGATTCTCAATGTACTGGATGACACCCGCCGCGCCCTGACCAACCTCAACGGCGAGGTGAGCGGCCGACTGACGCTCGCCACCAGCCACCACATCGGCCTGCACCGCCTGCCACCGCTGCTGCGCGCCTTTACCCGGGCGCATCCGCAGGTGGCGTTGGATATCCAGTTTCTCGACTCGGAAGTCGCCTATGAGGAAATCCTCCATGGTCGCGCGGAGTTGGCGGTGATCACCCTGGCGCCGGAAACCCACGCACCGGTCAGAGCGGTGGTGGTGTGGGACGATCCGCTCGACTTCGTCGCCGCCCCCGAGCATCCGCTGGCGCGCAGCGGTGCCATCACCCTGGCTGACGTGGCGCGGTATCCGGCGGTGTTCCCCGGCGGCAATACCTTTACCCATCACATCGTCAGCAAGCTGTTCGCCGCCGAAGGGCTGACGCCAAACATTGGCATGAGCACCAACTACCTGGAGACGATCAAGATGATGGTGTCCATCGGCCTGGCCTGGAGCGTGCTGCCGCGCACCATGCTCGATGAGCAGGTGGTTCGCCTACCCATATCGGGTGTTCAGCTAAGCCGGCAACTGGGGTACATTTTGCATACCGAACGCACGCTGTCGAACGCCGCCAAGGCGTTCATGCAGTTGCTCGATGGCCAGCGCCGCGCTATTGCCTAG
- the leuC gene encoding 3-isopropylmalate dehydratase large subunit gives MAGKTLYDKLWDAHEVKRRDDGSSLIYIDRHILHEVTSPQAFEGLRLAGRKPWRIDANIATPDHNVPTTLAERKGGIAAIADEVSRIQVQTLDDNCDEFGILEFKMNDVRQGIVHVIGPEQGATLPGMTVVCGDSHTSTHGAFGALAHGIGTSEVEHVLATQCLVAKKMKNMLVKVEGQLSFGVTAKDIVLAIIGKIGTAGGNGHALEFAGSAIRDLSIEGRMTICNMAIEAGARVGLVAADEKTVAYIEGRPFAPKGADWDAAVEAWKDLVSDADAVFDTVVELDAAQIKPQVTWGTSPEMVLPVDAYVPDPSKEADPVKKDSIERALKYMGLAANQAITDIHLDRVFIGSCTNSRIEDLRAAAAIAKGRKVASTVKQAMVVPGSGLVKAQAEQEGLHTIFIEAGFEWREPGCSMCLAMNPDKLGSGEHCASTSNRNFEGRQGAGGRTHLVSPAMAAAAAVTGRFIDVRTLSKETAPSTGA, from the coding sequence ATGGCCGGCAAAACGCTCTACGACAAGCTCTGGGACGCGCATGAGGTTAAACGTCGGGATGACGGTTCGTCGCTGATTTATATCGACCGCCACATCCTCCACGAAGTGACCTCGCCGCAAGCCTTCGAGGGTCTGCGTTTGGCTGGGCGCAAGCCGTGGCGCATCGATGCCAACATCGCCACCCCGGACCACAACGTGCCAACCACGCTCGCCGAGCGTAAAGGTGGTATCGCTGCCATCGCCGACGAAGTTTCGCGCATCCAGGTGCAGACCCTTGACGATAACTGCGATGAGTTCGGCATCCTCGAATTCAAGATGAACGACGTGCGTCAGGGCATCGTTCACGTGATCGGCCCGGAGCAGGGCGCGACTTTGCCGGGCATGACCGTGGTGTGCGGCGACTCCCATACCTCGACCCATGGTGCTTTCGGTGCGCTGGCTCACGGTATCGGTACTTCTGAAGTTGAGCATGTGCTGGCGACTCAGTGCCTGGTCGCGAAGAAGATGAAGAACATGCTGGTCAAGGTCGAAGGGCAGTTGTCTTTCGGCGTCACCGCCAAGGACATCGTGCTGGCCATCATTGGCAAGATCGGCACTGCGGGTGGCAACGGCCATGCTCTGGAGTTCGCCGGCAGCGCGATTCGCGATTTGTCGATAGAAGGCCGCATGACCATCTGCAACATGGCCATTGAGGCCGGTGCGCGCGTGGGCCTGGTGGCTGCGGATGAGAAAACCGTCGCTTACATCGAGGGCCGTCCGTTTGCGCCGAAAGGCGCGGATTGGGACGCAGCGGTAGAGGCCTGGAAAGATCTGGTTTCCGACGCCGATGCGGTATTCGACACCGTGGTTGAGTTGGACGCCGCGCAGATCAAGCCGCAAGTGACCTGGGGCACCTCGCCGGAGATGGTCTTGCCGGTGGATGCGTATGTGCCTGACCCGAGCAAAGAGGCCGACCCGGTTAAAAAAGACTCGATCGAACGGGCCTTGAAGTACATGGGCTTGGCGGCGAATCAGGCGATTACCGATATCCACCTGGATCGCGTGTTCATCGGCTCCTGCACCAACTCGCGGATCGAGGATCTGCGCGCTGCCGCGGCTATCGCCAAAGGCCGCAAGGTTGCCTCAACGGTCAAGCAAGCGATGGTGGTGCCGGGCTCCGGTCTGGTCAAGGCGCAGGCCGAGCAGGAAGGTCTGCACACCATCTTTATCGAAGCCGGTTTTGAGTGGCGTGAACCGGGCTGTTCGATGTGCCTGGCGATGAACCCGGACAAGTTGGGTAGTGGCGAGCATTGCGCATCCACCTCCAACCGCAACTTCGAAGGTCGCCAGGGCGCCGGCGGGCGTACCCACTTGGTCAGCCCGGCAATGGCCGCCGCGGCCGCGGTGACTGGTCGGTTTATCGATGTACGCACACTCTCTAAAGAAACTGCGCCGAGCACAGGAGCCTGA
- a CDS encoding aspartate-semialdehyde dehydrogenase, giving the protein MSQPFDIAVIGATGTVGETLVQILEERDFPVGTLHLLASIESAGQSVPFRGKNVRVREVDEFDFSKVRLVFFAAGEQVTLAYAPRAHAAGCALIDLSGALPAEQAPRVVPEANAELLKSLSAPYQLSSPSASVTALAVVLAPLHGLLTLQRLSVTACLAVSSQGREGVVELARQTAELLNVRPLEPRFFDRQIAFNLLGQVGPADDAGHTLLEKRLADELKQILADPALKVAATCVQAPVFFGDSLSLSLQSATKVDLKAVCAALDSAPGIERVEPGDYPTAVGDAVGQDVVYVGRVRNGLDDPTELNLWIASDNVRKGAALNAVQIGELLIKHYL; this is encoded by the coding sequence ATGAGCCAGCCCTTCGATATCGCCGTGATTGGCGCCACCGGCACCGTCGGCGAAACCCTCGTCCAGATCCTCGAAGAGCGCGACTTCCCTGTAGGCACCCTGCATTTGCTGGCCAGTATTGAGTCGGCAGGCCAGTCCGTGCCGTTTCGCGGCAAAAACGTGCGGGTGCGGGAGGTCGATGAGTTCGACTTCAGCAAAGTGCGCCTGGTTTTCTTTGCCGCTGGTGAGCAGGTGACCCTTGCCTATGCGCCGCGCGCCCATGCGGCTGGTTGCGCGCTGATCGACTTGTCCGGTGCTTTGCCTGCGGAGCAGGCTCCGCGAGTGGTGCCCGAGGCCAATGCTGAACTGCTCAAGTCGCTGTCAGCGCCTTATCAGTTGAGTAGCCCGAGCGCCTCGGTAACTGCTTTGGCCGTGGTGCTGGCGCCGTTGCACGGTCTGCTGACGCTGCAACGCCTGAGTGTCACGGCCTGCCTGGCGGTCTCCAGCCAGGGACGTGAAGGTGTGGTAGAGCTGGCGCGGCAAACTGCCGAACTACTTAATGTGCGGCCGCTCGAACCGCGGTTTTTTGATCGGCAGATCGCTTTCAATCTACTGGGTCAGGTTGGGCCAGCAGATGACGCTGGGCATACGCTTCTGGAAAAGCGCCTGGCTGATGAGCTGAAGCAGATCCTCGCCGATCCAGCGTTAAAGGTGGCCGCGACCTGTGTGCAGGCCCCGGTATTTTTTGGCGACAGCCTGAGCTTGTCGCTACAGTCGGCGACCAAAGTTGATTTGAAGGCCGTTTGTGCGGCTCTGGACAGCGCGCCGGGTATCGAGCGGGTAGAGCCGGGTGACTATCCGACGGCGGTGGGTGATGCGGTTGGCCAGGATGTTGTGTACGTCGGGCGAGTACGTAACGGGTTGGATGATCCGACTGAACTCAATTTGTGGATTGCGTCTGATAATGTGCGCAAAGGCGCGGCTCTGAACGCTGTGCAAATAGGTGAGTTGTTGATAAAACACTATCTGTAA